The Spirochaetota bacterium genomic sequence GGGCGATGGCTGGAGGAGCTTCGGGGAGACTTGCATGGTGGTGAGTTTTTTCATTTTTTGACCTCAATAATTATTTCGAGAACAGCTCTCAATTCTCCGATTGCCTTTATAATAACATCAATCGGATCAGATCCACCCTGTTTGTAATAGATCATTTCATCACGGAATTCTTTCATTTTTTTATAGGAAAGTTCTATAAGTCTTTTTTGGAGTTGTTCATCGGTCAGGTTCATTTCCATACCTCGCCAATTATCAGCACAGCCAATTCAGCAAGCCCGAGGACGAGCAAGACGTGTGCAATAATCTTCCACTTCTTCGCCTGATCCATATGCCACTTCAACTCCTGGCCGTGCTGCGACATGAGAAACTTCATTGTTTGTCGTCTGCGTTTCTTATCTCGACGGTTGCGGGCTGACATGCGCGACCTCCAATATTTCAATTAGTTCGCAGAGCGGCTTCAAATATTTCTCCCGCTTTAAAACAGTGACTTCAATATCCCCCGCGATTATCTTCTGGGATGTTACATCCGACGGGATCATTCCGGCATAATATTCACCGAAGGCCTTAATCATTTCATCCCGCAGCTGGGCGAGATATCCTTCATGGCGGTTTCCAACTATAACGACATGGCCCATCTTTTCGATTTCTTCGAGGCATTGCAGCGTGTACATGGTCGGGCCGAATGATGATTGACTGACCTCGCAGGGCACCAGGATGATGTCAGAATACCAGGCGGCGGCGCGGGTGATCCCCTGCATGGTCGGCGGGGTGTCGAAGATGATATAATCGTACTCTGATTCGATGGATTTCAATGCCCGCTTGAATGCGAGATGGTCAAGCGTCACATACAATTTGTCGAGCTCATAGCTTGAAGTGAAAACATAGGTATTGTCATCTCCGACGGATAAATACGGCAGGCAGGGTTTGCCCATCAAAACATCATGAACGATTCCCTTTAAACTTGGAGCGAGATTACATGAGAGCCCGCCCTGGGGATCGCAGTCAATGGCGAGATTCTTTGTCCCCCGGAGAGCCTTGGTGATGAGCGTCGTGAGTCCTGTCTTCCTGGACCCGCCCTTCTGATTGCAGACACAAATTTTAACGGTCATGATCTACCTCGCCACCCACAATGCAAATTTGATTATGCCATACCAGAAGGCGCAACAAAACAGAAGGCTTATTATAAGCGATATGCTTTTCAGTGTCACAATTATCCTCCATAATTTTTATCTGTGAGCAAGGCGGGAATTGAACCCGCGACCTTCCGATTGATTTCGTTCCGGGGGGAGAGAGTTTTATCAATCGGCTGCGCCAACCAACTGCGCCACTTGCTCGGGTGCCGGGACCTTCCCCCGGCGGATTCGTTCAGGTAAATCGTTTGCAGAATTAAGCGGCTATCTGCGCTATCCCAGTGTATTTAATGACGTGACTGGGTTCGTCATGGTTGCCCGGTCATCCTCCGGGCGGATTCACTGCCTCCGTTGTTGTGACCCGCTCATGCAGGGGATTTTCGCTCTTGGTCATCGGCTATCCCATGCCATCACCGATTCGGCATCGCTATGGCCCACTTTCGTGGAAAGGGTCTTTTGCGTTGTGGACAGGGCAGGATTCGAACCTGCGACCTGGTCAACGGTTATTATCATGTGGCTGGCCTTGTCACAGCCCTTTGGACTCATATTCGATAATAATCAATGACCTCTCTGCCTCTGAGATACCTGTCCAGATCGCCGGGCTGCCCTCAGTTTCGGGGACCTCAGGAGCCCGGCTTTCTCTACTACTACTTCTACTACTAACTTACTAATGCAGAAAAATAATCTTTATATTATTAACCTTGGTCCTATCATGGCCCGCGAGAACGCCGTGACGTATAGTTACCTGGGTTATAATCATTGTTCACCCCATGCAATCCATCTGTTGCATGCCGGGCAGCGATCGTGCGAGGTGATTAAACCGCGATATCCGCACACCTGGCAGAAAAATATTATACCGTTCGTGATGGCATCCTGACGCGGATAGGTTCTGTTAATATTCATTTCTTTGCCACCATGAGCAACTTTATCGAATTGAGGCGATCAGTCGCGAGCTTCGTGATCTCGATGAACTTATCGACGGTGATCTTCTGCTCGACGGTCGCGAGATTGAGCATTTTCGAGACCGCCCTCTTATACATTTCGATGGCCTTGTCATTCGTTGACTGGATGACGCGATTCGAGTTTACCTCTTTTATCCGCTCACGCTTGAGGCGGGCCATATCATAACCGATGGTCTTCGGGTTCAGCCCGGTACGCTCGGCGATCTTCTTTGAGTCAATGCCGCATCCGGATTTGTTGTGATGTAGAATGCGGTCTTTGAAGTCGTGATATATATGATAATATAATTGTTTCCGCTCATCGGGTGACAGGTGGCGGCGGTTAAGGTTGTCCCGGAGCATCAGGTCTTCCTCTTCCTGCGCCGTTATTTTCGATTCGACGTATTGGACCGGGACGGTCTTGACCTTGAGTTGGATACAGGCGACGCGCCGGCGATGGCCGCAGAGGATTGTCCCATCCTTCTTTGCGATCAGGGGCACCAGGACGCCATGGGCCGCGATGTCGTCTTTCAGGGTCTTCAGGTCATTCCCCATATCGGGCCTGAAGAACTTGTCGTTCTTTGGATGCGGCTTTAATTTGCCGACTTCGACCTGTTTAATCGGTGATAATTTTATATTCATTGTTTCCTCTCTATCCTGTCCCGCTTGAATTCTTTCATGTTTTCCTCGATCTCGCCTTCCCAATCGTCGGAGCCCGAGAAGAGCGCCATTGCCAGAAATATGATAAATACGATTGCGATCACCGCGGCTTCCATGTTACAGCCTCTGATTCACGTCGCTGTTGAGGTAGTCTCCGATCTGCCCGGTCATCATCCACCTGGTCAGCGTCGAGTTCAGATCGAAGATCTCTGAGTTAATGGAATTCGTCGATTCCTGGATATTTGACATCCTGCTCTTCATAACCGAGAGGACCTCCAGGGCGACGATGAGGATCGCAAGGAGAATGATCGAATTCACTACACGCAGGATATTTTTAAGTCCGCCGGTGCCGATGCGTTTTAAAAAATACTTTACGTCGATCAGGGCGATCTCGACCGGCAGCTTTAAATAACGGGTCACGAAGGTAATCTCGCCCAGCTGGTACTTTTTGTCAGCGACATCTTTAAGCGTTGTGTTCATGGCTCCCCTCCCATTTTTTACAGGTATAAGACGGATTGATCCTGTAGCGCGACGATGTATTGAATCCGATCAATGAGCAGCGCAATTGCGAGCCACCGGTCCCATGAATATGAATGTGCCTGGAATTCATGCAATCCTCGCATCTTCCCTCGCCTACCCTGGCGACCCGATACCCGGCGTCAATCTTGCTCCTCAATCTCGGAAATGATCCCATGTCAACCTTCCCTGACGTTTATAATCCTTCGTCCGTACATTTGATTCTCCCTGTCATCCTTAAATAATGACCGGGCATGGTCCTCGTTATTCGCCTCCCAGTGCTGAACCATTGACGTAGTATTCCCGCCGCCTTCGAGGCTCCCCATGGTGCATGTGATCAGATAATCTTTCATATATACTTTTTCAGGTTCTCGAAATTGTTCTTTTCTTCTTCCTTGAGTTTGTCGACCAGGAAGTCCGGGATTGTCCTCATGATGGGGATGTGGAATTTCTTTTTGATCTTGGTGATAAGGCGCGTATATTCTTCGGCGACTTTCGACTTCTCGGTGTAAAAATGTATGTGCTTGTTCGGCATAGTACCTCGCTTCATTTTTTCTGCATTCAACTTCGCCGGGGACATCATGTCTAGAACCTCTTTAGAAGAAAATCTATCTCGGCTTTCTTCTCTTCGTTATCAGTTTTGCTTCGTTCTATGAGCAGCGTGTTCTTTATGTTATTTCTCGATTCCTCAACCTCAAGTTGGTCGATAATGTGATTAACTGCCAGTGCGTTCACAATTGTGCTCCTTTATTTCAGTATTTTTGATGTATATACGACATAATTTCAGAATTTCTGAAATTGTCAACGCTTTTTTTAATAAAAATTTCATTTTTCTAAAATTTTCAATTGATTCATTCAGTATTTCAGAATATATTGACGATACACATAAACAGGTTAACTGGAGGACACATAATGATGGAAGATTTCAACTGTGGTAAGCGACTCAGAGAGCTGATGCACGAGCAGGGATGGGACCATAGGGATGTAGCCAGGATCCTCGGGCGTAAAAGCATAAGCAGCGTATCGACGAAGATCGGCGGGACTGATTTAAAAATATCAGAAATAACAAAACTCATGAACGCCGCCGGAAAAAAATTATATGAATTCATAATATCAAAAGATGAACTTTCCGAAATATTCTCAATTAACCCTTTATTGCTCGAAGTGTTCAAGAGGATCAACAGCCTTGATAAACCCGCGCTTGAAAAATTCGTTAAATTTATGGATGCTTCGCTCGATAATTTTCAATTATAACATCCAGCTTTTTAATAATGCTTTTTAAATGCTTATCGATATTTTTATCGATCGGCGCCCTATTGCTTTGAATCTTTACCGTTATCGCTTTCTTCATTGTTTTTTCCCCCACCCATGATTTGCTGATGATATTCCAGCATCCATTTCTTGACAATGGTCTGGATTTTATCCCCCGATTCCTCGACTGCTTTGTTGAATTTATCCAATACATTCATTGGAATACGCGTCATAAACGGATGAAGAGTTGCATCGGCTTCTTTATCCCGCTGTTCTTTTTTCGCCCTCGCCCTGGCTTCTGCCATAAGCTCTTTTTGCGGCCGCATATTTCCGTCTTTGTCGAAAAGTCCCATGCTGTCCTCCAATTTTTGATGGACAGATGGAAGCGGTTTTGGTAGGTTGTTTAAGGAAAGTTAAATATTTGTTTTACTTTTGTTTATAAAAATTTAAATACACATATGATATATTATGTCTCATTGAGATATTTTGATTTATAGCAGCCATATATCAGACCATGGGACCAATACTCATCAAGGCAACTGAATAACAGGCGATTCCTTCACCCCTGCCGGTAAAGCCCATCCCTTCGGTGGTTTTCCCTTTTATGCTTACCCGTGATTCTTCAATGTGCAGCGCCGATGATATATTTTTTTTCATATCATCGATATGGGGATAAATTTTCGGTTCCTGGCATATGACGATTGAATCGATATTCACTATCCGCGCGTCATTCTCATCAAGGTAGTTTCTGACCGTGTCAAGAAGGACCATACTGCTGATGTCCTTAAAGGTCTTATCATTATCGGGGAAAAGCCTTCCTATATCCTTCAGCCCCGCGGCACCCAGAAGAGAATCTATTATGGCGTGGATGAGCACATCCGCATCGGAATGACCTTGAAGCCCGAACCTGTAATCGATTTTTTTTCCGCCCAGGATGAGGTCCCGGCCCGTGACAAACTGGTGGGCATCAAAGCCGTTTCCTATCCTCAGGTTCATTATTGACGGCTACATCTCGAAGACGTCGGAAAGAGAGCTTAGCTTGAGAACATTGAGGACTTTAGCACTGACTTTTTTAATATTGAGATTTCGACCTTTCTTTTTTTGAAGCTTTAGGAGGCTTATCAACACACCGACCCCGGAAGAATCGATGTAATCCACATGGGAAAGATCTATCTCAATGTTCTTGTCAATGTTATGACCGATTTCAAAGAGTTTTTCCTTGAAATTCTTGATGGTCATCATCTCTATATCACCGTTGACAATCACATTAACGATATCGGCTTCTTCTTTAATTTCAATATCCATAATGATAGTCTCCCAGAGAATTTTGTATAATTATATTTTAGTATTAATGGCACGTCAAACATAAATTTGGGAAAAACGGTTAAAAATATGTCTTCAGGCAATGATGTCAAGAATAATCATCCGGGGAGTGACTTTTCCGTTAAAATAGTTGTTCTCCAGTCTGAAAACAAGGTCAAGGGGTTTGCCAGATTCGAAATAATTTTTCATCTTTTCTCCCATGCTCCATCCTATTGCCGTGAGCGAGTCATAATCGGAAATTAAATATTTGCCGTGGTTGTTTCCAAACTGCTGGAACGATTCGAATTTCAGCTTCCGCGCCATGAAAACCGGCTCGCCGTTACCCTGCCCGAACGGTTCAAGGGTCTGAAGATCATTGATGAATTTCGAGTTGATACAGGAGACGTCAAGCTCGCAATCTATTTGAACGGCATCACGGGCGACAGAGTCCTCACCGATAGATTGTTCTATGAGGCCTATGATTTCATCCACCAGTTCGACCCTGACCGTGAAGCCGAAGGCATTCTCATGGCCGCCGATCCTTTCGAACCGATCGGAATATTTCTCGAAATGACTGAAGAACAGTGATCCGCCTTTTGACCGTCCCGATCCCTTTACAATGCCGTTTTTCCCGGGCAGGACCGTAACGATGACAGGTTGCCCTGCCATGTCCGCTATGCGATTTGCTATCAGCCCTGCATATCCTTCAGGTATCCTGTCTGTCTTGATATGAATGATACGCCCCTGGATTGGCTGCGGGCTATTTTCTATATTCTCCCAAATAGATCCGCAGAATTTTTTTACAAAGAGACGTCTCCCTTCGTTCAGCTCTTTTATTTCAGATAATACCTGCTCCAGCTTTTTCTTATCTTTGGCTATAAAGAAATCCACCGTTAGATCGGTTTTGCCAAGACGTCCCGGTGTATTGAGCAGCGGCGCCATAGTCCATCCGATGAACCGTGAATCGATTTTCTCTCCATGCGTGACCATCGACAAGGCCCTGTGAGTTGTCCTGCCAAGATTTTCTATTCCAGCTTTTACGAGAATCCTGTTCTCTCCAATCAATGGTATGACATCGGCGATACTGCCAATTGCCACCAGGCCAATGACGGATTCTATATAATCCATCACTTTTTCCGAACCGGTAAATTGAATCTCCATGAAGATTTTATTTAAAAGATCAATGTCATGGGCAAAGAGTGTTCTTTTAAGTGACAAAGACCTGCTTATGCTTTCAATATCTTCGTCTCTGGTTCCTATTATCCCTGTTGCGAATTCTATATAGGCCATGATCCTTTTTGCAGGATATTCATTTTTCATCATCTTGGCGGCTTCATTATCATGGACAAGGATGAAATCATCAATACCGATCCTGTTTATTCTCGTTTGCAGATCATCAAAACTTAAATCGAATTCAATGGCTCCTATGATACAGTCTCGTATTTCAGAAGCCGTGAATCGACCCCGGTTCTCTTCGACTATCAGGAATCGTTTTTTAAATGATTGCAGATAACTCATGAGGATGGCCTGGCACAGTTTAAAGGCCACGCCCACACCCGCAAGGTGTTTGAAAGGATATGGCGAGTCCTGTATTTTTGGATTAATCACTATGGCATCCGGCAGCTCGCGGTCCTGTTCATGGTGATCGGTCACGATAACATCGATGCCCAGGGACCTGGCATAGGCGATCTCGGATATATCCCGAATGCCGGAATCAACGGTTATCATCAGGGATACGCCGTTATCCTTGAACTCATCGACTATCCCATTGGTGATCCCGTAATTCTCCTCATCCTTGAGATATCTTAGGAAAGGGTCGATTTTCATCCTGCTTAAGAGGTTGTATATGACCGCCATTGACGTGATCCCGTCAAGGTCGGAATCGGCAAATATGCCGATGCGCTCACGGCCGAGTATGGCTTTCCTGATCCTCTCAACGGCGTGGTACATCCCTCTGAAGAGAAATGGGCTGTGCAAATCTGCGAGATCGGCATGCAAAAAATTGTCAATTGCCTCTGCCGTGTCGTACCCGCGCGCATGGAGTATTCTGATGATTATTGGATGAACGCCGAACCGGGCCGCATGGTCAGTCACATGCTTGTTCTCACCTGGGGCTATGGTTGCTCGGTTATTCATGGACTATTGTGTTGCCTTCTTGGCCAGGTAATCGGCCTTGTCGTTTTGGCTCCGCGGGACGTGTTCAATCTTGCAGACACCTATTTCCTTTATAAGGGATACGGCCTGGTCGTACAGCTTTTTTATCTGATCGTTTTTAACCTTGTATTCACCGGAAATCTGTTTGACGATGAGCTCCGAATCGGTCCGGACCCTCAGGACCTTTGCCTTGAAATAAATAGCTATTTTCAGGGCACGTATAAGCGCTGTATATTCAGCGTAATTGTTGGTGCGGGAGCCGATATACGACGACACCTTGCCGATCTGCCTGCCGTCATGGTCAAAAATGACGATCCCGATGCCTGCGGGCCCGGGATTACCGCTGGACGCGCCGTCCGTATACATCGTCAGCGTTGAATTGAGAGGGATCGTTGACAGCTCAGCGCCTTCGAACAATAGACTTTCTATCGTCTGGGAGTCGCCGGCTGACTTCGATTTCTCATCGTCATGATCGTCGGCGCCCTTTTTAATAATGATCTTTTTACGGGCAAATTGCTTCTCATACTTATTGATGATGGTGATGGCTTCCTCAATCACTTCCACGACATCTTTTATCTCGCAGTTGGCCAGTTCAGCTATCTTTTCAAGGCTTTTTCCCTCAGCCAGCAGTTTAAGTACCCTGTCGATGCTCAGTAACATTTATGTATCCCCGCTGAAATAATCTTTTCGATCAAGTATTCATCACTAGGGCCTTTCCTGACCCAATGGCGCAGTAGGCTATCGGTAAATAAACTTGCCGCAATTGGTGCAGTTAACAACCTTGTCTTCCTTGGAAGCATCAATTGCCAGGAAGGATGGAATTTTAAAATTGCAGAACCCGCAGATTTCGCCTTCCACTCGGGCAATCCCCTTGCCATCACGGGATTTTATCATCTTGAGAAATTTGGATTTGTATAATGAAGATACCTGGTCCGTCAGCGCATTGAACTTCTCTGTGTTAATTTTTATTATCTCTTCATGTCCGGCTGCGACCTGCGACGTATTTTCCTTCT encodes the following:
- a CDS encoding ParA family protein — its product is MTVKICVCNQKGGSRKTGLTTLITKALRGTKNLAIDCDPQGGLSCNLAPSLKGIVHDVLMGKPCLPYLSVGDDNTYVFTSSYELDKLYVTLDHLAFKRALKSIESEYDYIIFDTPPTMQGITRAAAWYSDIILVPCEVSQSSFGPTMYTLQCLEEIEKMGHVVIVGNRHEGYLAQLRDEMIKAFGEYYAGMIPSDVTSQKIIAGDIEVTVLKREKYLKPLCELIEILEVAHVSPQPSR
- a CDS encoding ParB N-terminal domain-containing protein; its protein translation is MNIKLSPIKQVEVGKLKPHPKNDKFFRPDMGNDLKTLKDDIAAHGVLVPLIAKKDGTILCGHRRRVACIQLKVKTVPVQYVESKITAQEEEDLMLRDNLNRRHLSPDERKQLYYHIYHDFKDRILHHNKSGCGIDSKKIAERTGLNPKTIGYDMARLKRERIKEVNSNRVIQSTNDKAIEMYKRAVSKMLNLATVEQKITVDKFIEITKLATDRLNSIKLLMVAKK
- a CDS encoding helix-turn-helix transcriptional regulator yields the protein MMEDFNCGKRLRELMHEQGWDHRDVARILGRKSISSVSTKIGGTDLKISEITKLMNAAGKKLYEFIISKDELSEIFSINPLLLEVFKRINSLDKPALEKFVKFMDASLDNFQL
- a CDS encoding 2-C-methyl-D-erythritol 2,4-cyclodiphosphate synthase, with translation MNLRIGNGFDAHQFVTGRDLILGGKKIDYRFGLQGHSDADVLIHAIIDSLLGAAGLKDIGRLFPDNDKTFKDISSMVLLDTVRNYLDENDARIVNIDSIVICQEPKIYPHIDDMKKNISSALHIEESRVSIKGKTTEGMGFTGRGEGIACYSVALMSIGPMV
- a CDS encoding STAS domain-containing protein, with protein sequence MDIEIKEEADIVNVIVNGDIEMMTIKNFKEKLFEIGHNIDKNIEIDLSHVDYIDSSGVGVLISLLKLQKKKGRNLNIKKVSAKVLNVLKLSSLSDVFEM
- the recJ gene encoding single-stranded-DNA-specific exonuclease RecJ, translating into MNNRATIAPGENKHVTDHAARFGVHPIIIRILHARGYDTAEAIDNFLHADLADLHSPFLFRGMYHAVERIRKAILGRERIGIFADSDLDGITSMAVIYNLLSRMKIDPFLRYLKDEENYGITNGIVDEFKDNGVSLMITVDSGIRDISEIAYARSLGIDVIVTDHHEQDRELPDAIVINPKIQDSPYPFKHLAGVGVAFKLCQAILMSYLQSFKKRFLIVEENRGRFTASEIRDCIIGAIEFDLSFDDLQTRINRIGIDDFILVHDNEAAKMMKNEYPAKRIMAYIEFATGIIGTRDEDIESISRSLSLKRTLFAHDIDLLNKIFMEIQFTGSEKVMDYIESVIGLVAIGSIADVIPLIGENRILVKAGIENLGRTTHRALSMVTHGEKIDSRFIGWTMAPLLNTPGRLGKTDLTVDFFIAKDKKKLEQVLSEIKELNEGRRLFVKKFCGSIWENIENSPQPIQGRIIHIKTDRIPEGYAGLIANRIADMAGQPVIVTVLPGKNGIVKGSGRSKGGSLFFSHFEKYSDRFERIGGHENAFGFTVRVELVDEIIGLIEQSIGEDSVARDAVQIDCELDVSCINSKFINDLQTLEPFGQGNGEPVFMARKLKFESFQQFGNNHGKYLISDYDSLTAIGWSMGEKMKNYFESGKPLDLVFRLENNYFNGKVTPRMIILDIIA
- a CDS encoding ribonuclease HI family protein, producing MYTDGASSGNPGPAGIGIVIFDHDGRQIGKVSSYIGSRTNNYAEYTALIRALKIAIYFKAKVLRVRTDSELIVKQISGEYKVKNDQIKKLYDQAVSLIKEIGVCKIEHVPRSQNDKADYLAKKATQ